From Taeniopygia guttata chromosome 29, bTaeGut7.mat, whole genome shotgun sequence, a single genomic window includes:
- the LOC100224644 gene encoding keratin, type II cytoskeletal cochleal produces MSRSVTFSSRSAAGPALSQLRVSSVSSGRSSALGRGFGSASLYSLGSAGRRASPATGSSFGARSGYGFGGSLSPGGIQEVTVNQSLLTPLNLEIDPSIQRVRKEEKEQIKTLNNKFASFIDKVRFLEQQNKMLETKWSLLQEQKTTRSNIAPMFETYISNLRRQLDGLLADKGRLEGELKNMQDLVEDFKTKYEDEINKRTAAENEFVVLKKDVDAAYMNKVELEAKVDALTDEINFLRAFHEAELNELQAQISDTSVVLSMDNSRNLDLDSIIAEVKAQYEEIANRSRAEAESWYQSKYEALQVTAGKHGDDLRNTKNEITEINRVIQRIQGEIENAKAQRAKLEAAVAEAEERGEMALKDARAKLEELEAALQKAKADMARQLREYQELMNVKLALDIEIATYRKLLEGEESRLAGDGVGNVNISVVSSSGGGGYSSSSGFLGAGIGGGLSLGSGMGSGALGFSSGGSTKSYTITTTSSSRRSVRK; encoded by the exons ATGTCCCGCTCCGTCACCTTCAGCTCCCGCTCGGCCGCCGGGCCGGCGCTCAGCCAGCTGCGGGTCAGCTCCGTCTCCTCCGGCCGCAGCTCCGCGCTCGGCCGCGGCTTCGGCAGCGCCAGCCTCTACAGCCTGGGCTCGGCCGGCAGGAGAGCCAGCCCGGCCACGGGCAGCTCCTTCGGAGCCCGCTCGGGCTACGGCTTCGGCGGCAGCCTCAGCCCCGGAGGCATCCAGGAGGTCACCGTCAACCAGAGCCTCCTGACGCCCCTCAACCTGGAGATCGACCCCAGCATCCAGAGGGTCCgcaaggaggagaaggagcagatcAAGACCCTGAACAACAAATTTGCCTCCTTCATTGACAAG GTGCggttcctggagcagcagaacaaGATGCTGGAGACCAAGTGGAGCCTCCTCCAGGAGCAGAAGACGACACGAAGCAATATCGCTCCCATGTTCGAGACCTACATCAGCAACCTGCGGCGGCAGCTGGACGGGCTCCTGGCGGACAAGGGCCGCCTTGAGGGAGAGCTCAAGAACATGCAGGACCTGGTGGAGGACTTCAAGACCAA ataCGAAGATGAGATCAACAAGCGCACGGCAGCCGAGAATGAGTTTGTGGTGCTCAAGAAG GATGTGGATGCTGCCTACATGAACAAAGTGGAGCTGGAGGCCAAGGTGGATGCTCTGACGGATGAGATCAACTTTCTGAGGGCTTTCCATGAGGCG GAGCTGAACGAGCTGCAGGCCCAGATCTCCGACACCTCGGTGGTGCTGTCCATGGACAACAGCCGGAACCTGGACCTGGACAGCATCATCGCCGAGGTGAAGGCGCAGTACGAGGAGATTGCCAACCGGAGCCGCGCCGAGGCCGAGTCCTGGTACCAGAGCAAG TACGAGGCGCTGCAGGTGACAGCCGGGAAGCACGGGGATGACCTGAGGAACACCAAGAACGAGATCACCGAGATCAACAGGGTCATCCAGAGGATCCAGGGGGAGATCGAGAATGCCAAGGCCCAG CGAGCAAAGCTGGAGGCGGCCGTGGCCGAGGCTGAGGAGCGCGGGGAGATGGCCCTCAAGGATGCCAGGGCcaagctggaggagctggaggctgctctgcagaaagCCAAGGCTGACATGGCCCGACAGCTCCGGGAGTACCAGGAGCTCATGAACGTCAAGCTGGCCCTGGACATCGAGATCGCGACCTACAGGAAGCTGCTGGAGGGCGAGGAGAGCAG GTTGGCTGGGGATGGAGTTGGCAACGTCAACATCT ccgTGGTCAGCTCCAGCGGCGGGGGCGGATATTCCAGCTCCAGCGGattcctgggagcagggatCGGAGGAGGCCTCAGcctgggatcaggaatgggCAGTGGAGCACTTGGCTTCTCCTCTGGAGGCTCCACCAAGTCCTACACCATCACCACCACCTCCTCCAGCCGGAGAAGTGTCAGGAAGTAA